The Skermanella pratensis genome has a window encoding:
- a CDS encoding branched-chain amino acid ABC transporter permease: MPVRSLLPSLALILLLAGCGPDPGEVETCRRAIGAFEPDMDRVFVGPPKSDPSDPDGVVVGYRTAAGEARWIACRFSSRRVENAPLELARVATSHDGEVTGLRLFFLKRWLALERGAPAVAPPAVAPPAAAPPMVEPRAPALLYPLQQAVNGAVLGCIYALLAVGFSLVYGIIGRINFAFGELMMLGAYQTVIAAVVFMGLGGAGWGILPLVLLAAVALTAGQGWSIERLVFRPLRRTPTQIPLIAAIGTSIALQEAVRLLQGSRDRWLAPVLTGRLTLAGADGFSVTISVGQVLVMALTVACSGGLWWMLRRTRFGRDNRACSDDMAMAELLGVDTDRTVGATFALGAACAGSAGFIVALQYGGVNAYMGTLLGFKALAAAIVGGIGSVPGAFLGGLLIAALETGWAAWFPMAYKDIAVFAALIAVLVVRPTGLLGVERTRGD, translated from the coding sequence ATGCCAGTCCGCTCGCTGCTTCCGTCGCTTGCCCTCATCCTGCTGCTCGCCGGCTGCGGACCCGATCCGGGCGAGGTCGAGACCTGCCGCCGGGCGATCGGGGCCTTCGAGCCCGACATGGACCGGGTCTTCGTCGGACCGCCGAAGTCGGACCCCTCCGATCCCGATGGCGTAGTCGTCGGGTACAGGACGGCCGCCGGGGAAGCACGCTGGATCGCCTGCCGGTTCTCTTCGCGACGGGTGGAGAACGCTCCGCTGGAACTGGCCCGCGTCGCCACCAGCCATGACGGTGAGGTGACCGGCCTGCGCCTGTTCTTCCTGAAGCGCTGGCTCGCCCTGGAAAGGGGCGCGCCCGCCGTCGCACCGCCCGCCGTCGCACCGCCCGCCGCTGCGCCGCCCATGGTAGAGCCGCGGGCGCCGGCCTTGCTCTACCCCCTTCAGCAGGCGGTCAACGGCGCCGTGCTCGGCTGCATCTACGCCCTGCTGGCGGTCGGGTTCTCGCTGGTCTACGGCATCATCGGGCGGATCAACTTCGCGTTCGGCGAGCTGATGATGCTCGGTGCCTATCAGACCGTCATCGCCGCAGTCGTCTTCATGGGGCTGGGCGGCGCCGGCTGGGGCATCCTGCCGCTGGTGCTGCTGGCGGCGGTAGCGCTCACGGCGGGGCAGGGCTGGTCGATCGAGCGGCTGGTGTTCCGGCCCCTGCGGCGGACCCCGACCCAAATTCCGCTGATCGCCGCCATCGGGACGTCCATCGCGCTCCAGGAGGCGGTGCGCCTGCTCCAGGGCAGCCGCGACCGCTGGCTGGCCCCGGTGCTGACGGGCCGGCTTACCCTGGCCGGTGCCGACGGCTTCTCCGTCACGATTTCGGTGGGGCAGGTGCTGGTCATGGCGCTGACCGTCGCGTGCTCCGGCGGCCTCTGGTGGATGCTCCGGCGCACGAGGTTCGGGCGCGACAACCGGGCCTGCAGCGACGACATGGCGATGGCCGAGCTGCTGGGGGTCGACACGGACCGGACGGTCGGGGCCACCTTCGCCCTGGGGGCTGCCTGCGCCGGTTCCGCGGGCTTCATCGTGGCATTGCAGTACGGCGGGGTGAATGCGTACATGGGGACGCTGCTGGGATTCAAGGCGTTGGCCGCGGCGATCGTCGGCGGCATCGGGTCCGTTCCGGGCGCCTTCCTGGGCGGACTGCTGATCGCTGCGCTGGAAACCGGATGGGCAGCCTGGTTTCCCATGGCCTACAAGGACATCGCCGTCTTCGCCGCCCTCATCGCCGTGCTGGTGGTGCGCCCGACCGGCTTGCTCGGCGTCGAGCGGACCCGGGGCGACTGA